In Desulfovibrio sp. 86, the following proteins share a genomic window:
- a CDS encoding GAK system CofD-like protein — translation MNGAPTLTAFPALGPRLTFFTGGTALRSLSRELTRHTHNSVHLITTFDSGGSSAVLRRAFAMPAVGDIRNRLLALADSAVVPAAVLDFCACRLPAEGEDLPENVASIMGAVPSCAGKKAPADFLRRQLVGMGRAGHRVWKSMPGVFADALRLHLNFFLSRMPGDFDPYRACFGNLLLAGGYLHYKRNFDPVLAFFSRLLQTRGVVRPIVRESLHLAAELDDGSVLVGQHLFRTLPRPVRRLFLTVHEPERLNEQDCLELPATPCRPPLAPAAGVYLSSAGAICYPMGSFYTSVLANLLPQGVGSTVAEADCPKIFIPNSGSDAELLGLSVAGQAAMILRHLREDAPEAPTERLLHHVLIDSRHGRYEGGLGDEVRKSISDMGLNIVDRHIVCENNPQYHEPELTARALLDLLPGKAAEI, via the coding sequence GTGAACGGCGCTCCGACGCTGACGGCTTTTCCGGCCCTGGGGCCGCGTCTGACGTTTTTTACTGGCGGCACGGCCCTGCGCAGTCTCAGCCGGGAGCTGACCCGCCATACGCACAATTCCGTCCATCTGATCACCACCTTTGATTCCGGCGGCAGTTCGGCGGTTTTGCGCCGGGCATTCGCCATGCCCGCAGTGGGCGATATCCGCAACCGTCTGCTGGCCCTGGCCGACAGCGCCGTCGTGCCTGCCGCTGTGCTGGATTTCTGCGCCTGTCGCCTCCCGGCCGAAGGTGAAGATCTGCCGGAAAACGTAGCGTCCATCATGGGCGCAGTACCTTCCTGCGCAGGCAAAAAAGCCCCGGCGGATTTTCTCAGACGGCAGCTTGTGGGCATGGGCAGGGCAGGGCACCGGGTCTGGAAAAGCATGCCCGGCGTTTTTGCCGACGCCCTGCGGCTGCACCTGAATTTTTTTCTCTCCCGCATGCCCGGCGATTTTGATCCCTATCGCGCCTGCTTCGGCAATTTGCTGCTGGCCGGGGGCTATCTGCACTACAAGCGCAATTTTGACCCTGTGTTGGCATTTTTCAGCCGTCTGCTGCAAACGCGGGGCGTGGTACGCCCCATTGTCAGGGAAAGCCTGCACCTGGCGGCTGAATTGGACGACGGCTCGGTACTCGTGGGGCAGCACCTCTTTCGCACGCTGCCCCGGCCCGTGCGGCGGCTGTTTCTTACCGTGCACGAGCCCGAACGGCTCAACGAGCAGGATTGCCTGGAGTTGCCCGCAACGCCGTGCCGTCCGCCGCTTGCGCCTGCGGCAGGCGTCTATCTGAGTTCGGCCGGGGCCATCTGCTATCCCATGGGCAGTTTTTACACCAGCGTGCTGGCCAACCTGCTGCCCCAGGGCGTGGGAAGCACCGTGGCCGAAGCGGACTGCCCCAAAATATTTATTCCCAATTCCGGCAGTGACGCCGAGCTGCTGGGGCTGAGCGTGGCGGGTCAGGCTGCCATGATCCTGCGCCATTTGCGGGAAGACGCCCCGGAAGCGCCAACCGAACGCCTGTTGCACCATGTGCTCATAGATTCCCGCCACGGGCGGTATGAGGGCGGCCTTGGCGACGAGGTGCGCAAATCCATCAGCGACATGGGCCTCAACATTGTGGATCGGCATATCGTGTGTGAGAACAATCCCCAGTACCACGAGCCGGAACTGACGGCCCGCGCCCTTCTTGATCTTTTGCCGGGCAAGGCCGCGGAGATCTGA